Part of the Pseudomonas chlororaphis genome, CATGTTCGATCAGGCTGACGATGTCGCGCACCCACAGGCAGCGGCCGTCGGCGGTGAGTACGCGGTAATCGATGCAATGGTCGCGGCCGGCGAGCACTTCCTGGTTGCAATAGGTCTCGGCCCTGGTCAGGTCGGCCGGGTGAATGATATTGCGCCAGAACCCCGGGATCAGCCAGTGGGCGAGTGGGTAGCCCAGCAGTTCTTCGGCGTGGGGTGACACGTAGCTGTAGGTGAAGTCGCTGACCCGGGCCTCCCAGGCAATGGCCGACAGGCTTTCCACCAGTCCGCGGTAATGATATTCGCTGCTGCGCAACTCCTGCTCCAGCTCGACGCGCCGGGCGATCTCCGAGCTGAGACGACGGTTGATGCGAATCACCACCGCCAGGATGCCCACCAGGAGCAGCAGAGCCGGCAGGCCGTAGACCACCAGGTCCGACCAGAACTGGCGGTAGTCATGTACATTGCCGACCCATTTCGCCTGGATCTCGCTGACCTGGGCCGGGCTCATGTCAGCCAGGACCTTGTCCAGGATGCCCACCAGGATCTTGCTGTCCCGTGGGACGGCCATCGCCAATTGGTAGCGGTAGGGCGTTTCCCCGCTGACATAAAGGCCTTCGAGCTTGAGTTGGCGCAGGCTCCAGACGCTGGAGGCCAGGTCGCCGACCACGGCGTCCACTTCGTCGGTCGCCAGGGCTTGCAGGGCTGAGCTGACGTTGGGCAGCGCCACCAGATTCAGGTCGGGGTGATGATTGCGCAACAGCTCGTGGGGAGCGTAGTTCTCCACCACGGCGATTTTCAACCCGTACAGGTCTTCCAGTTTATGGGGTTGGGCGCCGCCGCGGTGGGCCAGGATGACAATGGGGAAGTCGAGGTAGGGACGGGTGAAGGCCAGGTAATTCTGGCGTTCGGGGGTGGACATGATGCCCGGCAGAAGGTCGATCTTGCCCTGTACGACCTGCTCCAGCACCTCCGTCCAGGTGGCCGGCTCGATCGGGACGATCTTGATGGCCAGCCGCTCGCGGAGGATGTCGACGTAGTCGGCGGCCAGGCCCTGGTAACGACCCTGGTCGTCGCGAAACTCAAACGGCGGCCAGGAGGCATCGATGCCCAGTCGCAGGTCGGGATGGTCCTTGAGCCAGCGTTGCTCCTCGTCGGTGAGCGTGAACGCGCCAGCTGTTGCGGTCCATGTCATCAATGACAACAAAAGCGCGGCCGTCAGTCTGGGCATCACTGTCTCGTCAATGGTTCGGGGAGGATGTTTCGAGTGTAGACGGCCAACAGGGCGGGGAGGGCGTAACGGAGGGTTTTTATCGACACATGGCAAAACCCCCGGCAGGGCCGGGGGTTTTGGGGGTCACTCGTCGAGGAAGGAGCGCAGATGTTCGCTTCGCGTCGGGTGGCGCAGTTTGCGCAACGCCTTGGCTTCGATCTGACGGATCCGCTCACGGGTCACATCGAACTGCTTACCGACTTCCTCAAGGGTGTGGTCGGTATTCATGTCGATGCCGAAGCGCATGCGCAGTACCTTGGCTTCACGTGCGGTGAGGCCCGAGAGTACTTCGCGGGTCGCTTCCTTGAGGCTCTCTACGGTGGCGACATCTATCGGCGACTGCATGGTGGAGTCTTCGATGAAGTCACCCAGATGGGAGTCTTCGTCATCACCGATCGGGGTTTCCATGGAGATCGGCTCTTTGGCGATCTTCAGTACCTTGCGGATCTTGTCCTCAGGCATTTCCATGCGTTCGCCCAGCTCTTCCGGCGTCGGTTCGCGACCCATTTCCTGCAGCATCTGCCGGGAAATACGGTTGAGCTTGTTGATCGTCTCGATCATGTGCACCGGGATACGGATGGTGCGGGCCTGGTCGGCGATCGAGCGAGTGATCGCCTGACGAATCCACCAGGTGGCATAGGTCGAGAACTTGTAGCCGCGACGGTATTCGAACTTGTCCACCGCTTTCATCAGGCCGATGTTGCCTTCCTGGATCAGGTCGAGGAATTGCAGGCCACGGTTGGTGTACTTCTTGGCGATGGAGATCACCAGACGCAAGTTCGCTTCAACCATCTCTTTCTTCGCACGGCGGGCCTTGGCCTCACCGATGGACATGCGACGGTTGATGTCCTTGATTTCCGCAATGCTCAGGCCGGTCTCGGTTTCCAGCGCGCTCAGTTTCTGCTGGCAACGCACGATGTCCGGTTGCAGGCGGGCAATGGCTTCGGCGTACTTGCTCTTGCCTTTGGCCAGTGCGTCGGTCCAGCTTTCGTCGACTTCGTTGCCGGGGAACTGACGCAGGAAGTCGGCACGCGGCATGCGGGCATCACGCACGCACAGCTGCATGATCGCGCGCTCTTGCTGACGCAGGCGATCCAGGGCGCTGCGAACACGCTCGACCAGGCCTTCGAATTGCTTGGGCACCAGCTTGATCGGCATGAACAGCTCGGCCAGGGCCAACAGTTCGGCAATCGCCGCCTTGTTGTTGCGACCGTGCTTCTTCAGCGCCTTGCGGGTGATTTCCATCTGGTCGGCCACAGCGCCGAAACGCTGTGCAGCGATGATCGGATCCGGACCGCTTTCGGCTTCTTCTTCGTCGT contains:
- a CDS encoding RNA polymerase subunit sigma-70, which encodes MSGKAQQQSRIKELILLGREQGYLTYAEVNDHLPEDISDPEQVEDIIRMINDMGINVFEVAPDKDALMLADADTDEAAAEEAAAALAAVETDIGRTTDPVRMYMREMGTVELLTREGEIEIAKRIEEGIREVMGAIAHFPGTVDHILSEYNRVTTEGGRLSDVLSGYIDPDDGIAPPAAEVPPPIDAKAAKADDDNDDEDAEAGDDEEEAESGPDPIIAAQRFGAVADQMEITRKALKKHGRNNKAAIAELLALAELFMPIKLVPKQFEGLVERVRSALDRLRQQERAIMQLCVRDARMPRADFLRQFPGNEVDESWTDALAKGKSKYAEAIARLQPDIVRCQQKLSALETETGLSIAEIKDINRRMSIGEAKARRAKKEMVEANLRLVISIAKKYTNRGLQFLDLIQEGNIGLMKAVDKFEYRRGYKFSTYATWWIRQAITRSIADQARTIRIPVHMIETINKLNRISRQMLQEMGREPTPEELGERMEMPEDKIRKVLKIAKEPISMETPIGDDEDSHLGDFIEDSTMQSPIDVATVESLKEATREVLSGLTAREAKVLRMRFGIDMNTDHTLEEVGKQFDVTRERIRQIEAKALRKLRHPTRSEHLRSFLDE